The genomic DNA caatggaacttgttaggacctcgccgactttgaaaccaaaggaAAAACGGCGACcaagtctctgataccacttgttagttcggcgatgtggtttgtggtttagtgaacactcacagacactcaaagaaaaaaactcacacaaaccaaacgagaaggagacacacaagttTGGTAACCCAGGTTCGGCTTCCTCTCGCCTACGTGCGGGGGCCAAGCCCGGGAGaaaaaaacaatccactaaaagaggtgaaaaatacatgagtacaaaacacttgtcactcactcactcaacaataatgaacactaccctctctagattgtgcggtgctcacacactctcctcgaGAGTTCCCCAAGAGTCgcaccttacaatctacgagcaaggtagcttatatagacgcctcagcgtcccaaatatagcacatacctctttttagaatctcagcggctactaatttaaaaaaactgcCCAGAAATTAGTcagttgcaactcctgttgtaacataagttgctaACATGGCCATGACTAGCGACTTGGCGAGTTACGGTTACGTTgcgggacgacctcaagacccatcaacctcccggtcatgcttagtccgagtcgatgcgaccaaatctcccgatcccattgcggcaactagcctacctcctcggctCCTCATCACGCGTCCCCTCGCAAGAGGCGCGCGTCCtgtcgtcttccatgaaacttgccaaacttctcctaaatttggtcttcaaagattctccaaacttgatcttcaattcacccaagtttggtcctcaaatcttcctGGTTAATAGACTTcgatgattctcatcaaggattcttcaaatcatatctccttcattcacaccatgaatagatctttctttaattaagctccaccatatttaatcttcaatcaaatcacctaaatatggtcttgatatgatcttgtcttcaagttgtaaaggcgttgccaaaaataactccaccaagatctttaagatagacTTCACCATGATCTTGAGATATTTGACTCCAGTGttgagacttactaaaaaaatagctccatcaagatcttgagatgttttgccttgcactccagagtctccttgccatgtcaccatgcttgccacatcatcaattatgctttgtcaccttggttgccacgtcacttggtctaggtgtcaaatcatgccaataactagtgcggttgcactaacaagtTGTGCCGTCCAgcattaaaaacattattatattacacgtaatttttatttttctttggaaaaagcatttatttaataattcattagtattattgttattattattagtatattggtattaatattagtatgtttgtatatttatatttgtattagtatattaatattcatattagtatttgcatattattatattaatatttgtattcatattagtattattatatttgtattaatattaatattagaattagtgttgttattataataacTCAATGAAGGCCCATTTTAataatgacattaaaaaaaataagtacttttaaaaatacatattcaaACAACTTTACACATAAAAATACTTCTGCATTAAcatatccaaatataaaatacaaaaaaaaatacttctgcattaacatatccaaatataaaatacaaaaaaaaatacttaatttactctaagaagcactttttttaaaaatccttctaccaaactaaaaaaaacactcTTTTattaagctaatccaaacaaaggCATAATATTGTTTGTCAtgctgattatttttttttcttttgacaatACAAACCGAATTGCGGCGAAGTTCAAACTGAACTCGATGAAGATGGAGTATTGTTTGAAAttctgattatttatttttaaagccACAAAACAAATTACAATGAGTATTAAGCTGTAGAAGGGCAATCAGGTTGCCTTTCTGGAAGAGCATCTTGGAATGCAGGAAGCTCACATAATGCAGCAAAAGCTCTGGAGAGTCTAGGATAAGCAGTCTGAGAGAAAGAAAGTAAAACACATATGAGAGATGTGATTCACTGATTCTTCTTTATTATCAGAAAGATGCCGAAAAGTTAGAGCAAGCTATAGAATATTGAACaggatcaataaaaaaatagcaatacGAAATTTCTTCGGCAAAGTAGAGTATCTTCTTGTTCACATCTTGCCTTGTAATGCTGTTGTTTTAATGTatcaatacatatacatacatgatTATGGAGATTAGGTTTTGTAAGAAATATTACCATGTCAATCCCGAATCGTGTTATAGCTGCATGAACTTGTGGAACCAAAAACACGTCCGCCTGAGTATGACAATCATCAGTTAGAAATTCCATGTGTGAAACATGACTTGGTTCAAGGCTTCTAGCATATGAacatttatatagtataaagCAAAGCATGAGCAAATTGTTGGCTCTGAAAAACCAGAAAGTGCTGGAAATAGCAGTGTGCATTTAAGACGAACAATAGGATCAAAAAAGAAACTTAGGAAACTGAATTCATGGGAAAGTTAATTgtcatcaaataaaataaacaaatttaggGCACACAAACCAGTAGGACTTCATCTCCTGTAGCATATTTCCCTGGAACATCTTTTAAGAGCTTCTCCAGAGCTGAAACACAAGTAGGTGAAAACCATAAGCGCATACATACACCAATCACACCACCGACCAGCTTAACCATATATGGTATATCAGATGAAGgatataatgtaacaaaagaGGAACTGAGATTGTAAATTGAATAACTTGATTTTGCAAGGTATGAAAGATAGCAAATAGCAAGGAGGTGTTCTACTACCTAGAACTTAAGAGGAAACTATGAATATGACCATGGACACAATAAGCAGTTAAGGATTAAAGCAACCTTCAGTTGCTTTTCCCAAAAGTTTGCAATATGAGCTTTTATTAATTAGTATTCTGAATTACCTCTGCTAAGAATCCTATTGAACTTCTCTTGTTGGTGACACATCTTCCTAACCGTCTGTTTCCGGTTCCATTTCAAGAATGGGTGACTTGCATTTACTTATTTCAAATGTTGTTTGCTAGAAactatattcatataaaatcaTAGATACATCCTTTCATGAAGTATAAGATAGGGCAAGTACAACAATTTGAAGGAAAGGAAGAAACAACACTGTTAAGAAAGCATTACCAGTAAAGCCTTTTCCAAGATAATGTTGAGTCCACTTAAGCCTCTCATCATCATTAAATTTAGCTTCAACAAAGCTCTACCAAATAATACGTGGCACATTAACAGCTGGTAATTTTTCAGCAATGAAGATGCAACACTTGAAAGTTTTAGCTTACTAGGCGAGGGACACCGTGGAAGGGCTGAATACTTGAGCTGACAATGCTTGCTACCTGAGAAACAATTGTAgattaaatcaatatatagTAATTCAGAACACTCCTGGCAACCCCGgtcaaataaaacatattctCTTTTATTCCAATTCCCTTGTATTTGCAACGCATTCATGAATGATGAATTGAGGCACCCTGCACACATTGTGTGCTGGGGGCATTCTCAGCATATTTTAACACACTTGCAGTCACCCCATGCCTTTCAGcccaatatttttgaaaataaataaatctgagATGATTTACCAAAGTTGACAACAAGATCATAGATCATCCATTATGCATATGCAAACAAATTTTATAGTTTCTTGAGTAGTAGAGGACAACCACTGTTTTCATATGACAAAACATGAAGCCTTCTGACAAGTtacatcttttaaaatttacttttaaaatttagcCAGCATTCTTAACATAGCAGTGAAATCTTACACAATGATAAGTAACTAAAAAGATATGTAACATACATTTAATCACAACAGacataaaataaactattaataACTGATAGAACAACATTTTTTCTTCACCTGAAGATTGAGAGCCTTCTTCTTAAGATCCTTGGGGAGCAACGGATGTTGAGGGTACTTATCCTCCAAatactttccaaaaaaaataaggaaaacagATTCACATAGCAATTATACAAAAGGTGAcacaaaaaccataattttcACTCTGAAGTACATATATTAGGCACTCACAAGAATAACAGCATAAGAATCACCAACTACAATGTCTCCGTCCACCAACGTCGGCACAAAATGAATTGGATTCAGCTTCTCATATTCTACAAAATTGCAAACAGAAACAACGCCAAACATCCAATTTgaagaaacaaaattcaaactttaaaaaatcaagaatttctTGGGACCATACCTGGGTGAAAGTGTTCACCTTTCATAAGATTCACTGCCTTGTACTCATAATCCAAGCCTATTCAAAAAGCATAACACAAATTATACGTTAATGAAAAACTGGAAAACGGTGCAGTTGACTTGAAAGTTGAAAAACTAAACATGAATCTGAAGACGCCAAAGGGGAAAAAACACACCTTTGAGATTGAGAACGATGCGGACACGCTGAGAGCACGAGCTCCGCCAGTAGTTGTAGAGCTTCAGCTTTGCCGGCGCAGGTTCATCGATCTCCTGAAAGAATAGATGAAACAGAACAAGAATCAAGCTCAAGAGATGAAATCCGAAGCTCAATCAGCTGTTCGAGCTGGATTTGCAAACCTTGAGGGCGGAGATTGAGAGGATTACCTTGGAATCGTGCGCCATGGAGTTCCTCGCAGGCCACTGAGAGTTGCTCGAAGTCGCAGGAAAGcaaaattggttttattttttattattgcagGCACTGaattagaggtgggcacgggccggttaaccgggcccaCCGGGCccgacccgccgggtccggttcaccgAAAACCggacccggaaccggcccgtgcTACAGGGAAGacccgccgggccgggttgacccggaaggcccgccgggtccggttcattcTGTGAATaaaccggacccggcccggtttATCACAgaacccgccgggtccgggccAGGCCCGTTCGACCCGGCgggttttttataaataaccaaaaaatttGTAATAGATGGGGTTTGAACCTAGGACCTCTTACATGTGAAAATAGCATTAACCAATCTAGcgcataaatttttttacatgttatagtttaaaaacataaataaatataaaaagttactaaaaatatttttttaaaatttaatcccaaacaacaaaaagtttaaaataatttataataacttaaaaaattttaagacatcaaaaataattttaaaaaggataaaaaaagtctacatttttttatttatttatctatcaaattaaattattaagcaCATCTTTTTTTAAGTCTgacaaaatgtatatatcaagtagtattcttatttttaaattgaagttatcatcaacttatttatttattataattagggttagCTCTAGATTTTTTACTTTGGCCTTTTAacaatagggttattattgtcTTATCATAGTgactaattgaaaaaaaaagcttacaaatcaaaataatatgctgtgaaccattattcaaagatattctttttactaatatatttttttataaattgatttacataatttaaaaacaatttttttgtaatttttatttttttatttcataaattgaaacaaaataatctaatatatatgtgataaaCAAGAGTGTgcttatttaagaaaaatttaaaagtgtGCAGTATGTAGAGATTTAGTGctttatgataaaaaaagacaattaacaaaaataattaatttttaaaaaaatatttatgaaaaatttattgtttgatattttactaattgattttgtataatttttaatttattatatggtttcttaatttttataaattaaatatgtaaaatatttttgatccaGTATCCTAcgtctatctatatataattctttccagaTAAATATTAGAAAGCAAATTAGTAGGCTCGAGTGGTTGGGTTTCTTATCCAGAGTTCAAAGATCATGGGTTCGAATCCAGCGACCAACAAATACTTagtattaaaaaacaaacaaatacttAGATAAAAGAACAATATAATAACATTAGCAGGGTTTGACCGCAGCCCGTCTTATGACGCAGGGCGGTTCGCGAGTCGATGAGCCGGCCGCAGAGTCATTGAGCCGTGAGCGGGCATGCGGGCGGGCCGGTTTCGAGACGGCCCGTGCCCGCCTCTAGGCCCGAATAGTAATGTTCTCAAACGCAGcattgcttattattattattattattattagtgaagtgccaaaaaccctttaagtttgtaaaattgcaaaAACACAGTTAGTTTTGCGATCCCAAAATCCCCctctttttaaactctatgtttttcaaacccccaaaccctgtaaTGGATGTGAGcagagtgagtttcaaatttttgacgaaaaatgcccttgcatggggagtcgtggctgcgaccatctcggcgatttgaggaggagtgggcggttttccgtaaGGTAATCAGAggcgaatttattggagccttttacttgctttttctcgaCTCACGTCTTAAGCTTTTTCCATTTCGAAGTGTCTCGAAGTTGTCTTCCgtgaagcctctgtaattggcattttcatcgacttttccctttccaccggtatctcgaaggagaagtccccatgtatgtagttggcatttcatcgagtttgaaatctaaggtattgagtatggtttttatgttaagcattacattactgaaagaaagatttttcggtttttgtttttgtgctctgtttttgttggaagatattgaagtctgcggggGATTTCTAGtgagggttttgttagtctgctgGGAGATTTTCTAatttggggttttgttttgttttgcgttttcgtatgtatacactatcgaaatagtttttcgattattatgatttatgtaatatttataatgtacatttcccctttcgtttgatatggttctGGGTTTTACAGAAGGAGGTtgatgtttaagaaatgagatgttctgagtttaaaattttgttgtctctgtttaaaatattcggtatctgtttaaacaaatgggtctctgtttaacattttatatatgCATTTAATAAGCTGAGGAGTTTCTAcagtttaaaaaccttatatttccacttaaactttttgtcgatactgcatgttgaatgtgttgttattatcgcgagcttgtgattatggcggtcaaccctagttaatgggcgatgctatttgacaccgatTAGTGGAGACctttagctgaattgaaagataacatgacccctcgacactgggagattattcgaaggaaaCCGTTTGCagagctatataccaagagagggcccttcttgattctcttttgcaaaggtacgatggtcgcaccaataaattcaggatcgggaaagctgcttgagtttcgagacctcaagatgtggccctcgttcttggtacTGCGTTGCGATGTCGACGCGGTGGTCTTCgggaagaagaaaaccatgtcggcgttcgaagggcggtatctatcaaagacctacgagagcacggagactccatcaagagcactctggtgcaacttgttcgacggaggggagaagataattttgtcaaactcgatggtgtacctcgtggggtgcgatcctcttcccaaatacgtcatgctcggttccaggcggatcgttgattacgtcgatgatctacccggccatggggcgatacgcgtAGGCGTGAGCGgccgcacaagtggcttatggaggatattccacaagcggccgctcgagtgcaagatagatcgccgggaagaagaccaaccaCGAGGGTACATTAAAGGGTTGCTCGGTTGCGCTTAACGTATggtttctggtggccggagcagggaagaaagtccgtttcggcgagatcccaaggatctttgtctACGGTgaaaagtacttaccggaagcaagcgacggtagaaacccgAGCTTatcgtcgctcgatggaaaagaggtaataaatcatggacgatgtttaacataagtctttaatgtttaaacatttttatttagcgtttaactttaagTATTTACCGTTTTAAAACTTATTAAATactggttttaaatatttttgttctccgtttaattatattctataacgtttaaatatttaaacactactgtttaaatatagtttttttatagttttaaaatgaatgatttcatttgaaattgttttggtttacatatgttagtttctgagtgGATTCCGTGAATcttgaagaaagaaatatttgttggggagCGACCAAGCGGATGGATGCTGTTGCTcagggaaccacttgctcgaggcgggatgagaggcggccCTCTATCGTGCCTTGTGGCCCGGGCGCcctgttctcctacttccgacccaccacgcgcgcacgcattcctcggcaGCCCggagccctcccctaccccggtGATTACAGCAACCCCTACCCGCGACAATGGCGGTCCCCGATTGTGGCGGCCCCAGACcgtggcagcccctccgaccgtcGCGGCCCACGGCGACATTAAGCGAAGATGTCAGCAGCAACTCTTATGCGAGGCATACCGGATATTGATGACGGGTTTCCTCGGCTCGTCGCTCGTGTTGAGACGGCTGGAAGGGCGTTCGCGGCCAGTGCGCCATCCCTCCGAAGCTGAAGCACCGGGGCCGAGCGAGGCGTCGGGATCTGCgagcgacatcatcgggaagagTCATTCAAAGCGgcccacattcgaagagacttgcgaaaaagaggagaacaatctcgcctctgtctccaccgcgtggtgacgatgaaacaatagcatgaCACCATCGGGGTGATGTTATTCTTGAGGCATGTAGTTGATGACATAGCCATGGCGTGGAGGACATCgtcgatgatgtggccgttcgCATGGTTGAGGAAGGTCGTCGACTCTCTTCTCATGAATCGATGGACCCGGTGGAGCCGGTTGAcgagatgcggcatcaaagatggacacaatccttgcggatcaagaacaagctaagggtgtgtctcccgatgATCTTTCGTAAATCGTAGCCCgcgttgagaagatcgttgaatgcaTTGCCATAGCCATGGCGGTGGCCGGCGATGACCGCATCAAGCgagggacacaatcccaccagaccacgaaccatgtaaggatgtgtactgcggttgatctttgtcgttGTCGTCCCTACATcgagccggacacaatcccCAACAAGagacaaccatgtaaggatgtgtgcgGGTTGATCGTTTGTCGCCATCATCCCgcgtcgaaggaagatgatctttgaagacccgaccgagcaacgagagagatgatcgaggcgaTCAACAAGTGTGACCCGGCGAGCTCGGAGAGCTTTtgttcgaagaagaagaaatgggttggcttgtcgtcgtcttaacaaatatggcggggagttgatgaggatcttcctcaagctGCTCTCATAGACGgagtaagtttaaagtttttatgatattgtttaaaggttttgttatagtgttttaacgattttctaatagtgtttaatgcctttatgttatcatttaatttgtctataacgtttaattatatataatatcatgtaacaattgataatatcattttaaatatttactgatATGGTCTTATAATActacattatcgtttaacctcggtagctatcgtgtggaagaatggccATCTGTCGAGCTACCACGCGTGACAAATTATACAgccttgaggggaaggagatggtcgctgatgatgtgatgggcgcttttcgtatgtcataatacaaaagtcggcGAGCGAAACCATATCCTTAcaaagcgcgcctccatcaccgagACCTCTTTgcctgtttatgtcaaagcgggagACGGCcgcatgaaacaattatggctatgagtGGGGATCTTTGTCTTATAGCTGCATGAAAGTTCAAagtgtcatcctcccgataatcatgaatggctaCTTCCATGTTGTTGtcacggacaatgataaacaagaatcacGGGCATTATTCTTCGTAGTCCGAAGTTGCGATCAGGGGACtggcgttggacatggtaagttctttaattatgtcagattaatatcattttggtattttaaatcggtattctaatctcgacttgcatatctcggcggTAAGATCTATTCGACACTTGTAGCCGATATGGAGTCGGCCGGTCGTGACAACAAAAGTACCCGCTCGTGCGcgataaagaaacccctcgcccgaaaaacaaggaagcgtcgattctTGCGATTGTACGTcgtgcggtttatcgagcaattactttggggtgagaagttcgACTACCGTGAGAcgggcgttccttacctcagttaagatatgttacccgcgtacttaaggagggaggcggcgGTGTCCGCATGACAAAGGGGTGTCATCGTAgcgcgggttaaattttgtttttgaagagcGTGTCACTGTATATCTGATgtcgattttgttttcgaatgtaaaactggataaattcaattcattgtttttgtttttgaagaacatgacttgtatatctaaatgtaaatttttttgtttgttttgaattgtaaaagcgaggttaaattccattcggtttcatttcattgtttaatttacgttctaattgtgtacatttcactttcatttgtttaaatataccatatatcgttttaaacatcagttgaaatatttcaaattacagtgtatccgtttaaaataacaatgtctctgtttaaatacattcaattcgttgtaaagagtaagagtttaaatatggaaagttacCCATCAATACACCATGTTTCCCTTGTCACCGTCGGCTTATTTACTGATgccctagtcggcgacagtttcattcaGAGATCATCGATTGTGGCCGGATCCATGGCGGTAGAGCTGCGATGTAACTCACGCAGTTGCGCATgagcttgcgactcgatcctctttcgtctaggccacattacaagggcaaaaaagtaaaaatatatgtcactgtcgcgatgaagacatattgtcgTCGCTCGACATGAGTGCTCTGTTTaagcgtcaagctttttatgtttaagcggatacatatagtgtttaacatagcGATTACCCGgtttaaataaaagtctatatcatgtaaataatcgTAAACCctttaaataaagttatttagctgtttttaaaatatatgttattgtttaaattgaatgcttttcagcGACATCAGCGTTGAAGATGGAGTACCTCTggaatttgtttatttaaacatctttacgtatttttcttaaacaccgttgtcgtttgtttaacttttttctattgtttactgATAGCGTTCTTTTATTTTcccattgtttttactaggtctctgtttaaatttcagaagttcacattcaaataagcttgtttcgttttatttataaaagatttacaagatttacaacattttacGTCCTCTCGAGACTTTGATCACTCGCGACTCGACCCTCAGTATAGCGAAACAAGTGTACGTACATTCGAGATGCTCACAGTAGTTTGCATAACATGAGCATTAACTTGAACACAGCtagcgtacaacattaaaaaggttaaacaaacacattcatgaaaagcgactattaatcaatgtgtcagtGAGTCGGGACTTAGCGAAGATCCGATAGTTAAACCGCGAGCGTAATAGTTGTCGGCTGGCGTAATTTTTCTTAAGCGGTAacagaaagtctcaagtgataaatatcaaccccgtcttaaaggatgttttctGATCTCCCTCCtttagagaatcctccgcaatcacgaaatacgtgaaaactttctttttcttacccaagtcgaaatgctcaaaagctaattgcttgcccgtcgtcCACTGTGAAGAATCCCTGCGTTCGAAAgcgattatgagagcatttcgacaagcgaaaaagatagtttaactgttcgcgtgattgcggctaaatcaattctcaagataagggaagaaggttcacgagaCATCGCTTTTCGAGATaaagtggttgtccatgggaagaagGAGGATGAGGGCGGCGAGGGTGGTTGTccgtggggagggttcttcctagttatttatgg from Dioscorea cayenensis subsp. rotundata cultivar TDr96_F1 unplaced genomic scaffold, TDr96_F1_v2_PseudoChromosome.rev07_lg8_w22 25.fasta BLBR01000716.1, whole genome shotgun sequence includes the following:
- the LOC120254911 gene encoding glutathione S-transferase zeta class-like; this encodes MAHDSKEIDEPAPAKLKLYNYWRSSCSQRVRIVLNLKGLDYEYKAVNLMKGEHFHPEYEKLNPIHFVPTLVDGDIVVGDSYAVILYLEDKYPQHPLLPKDLKKKALNLQVASIVSSSIQPFHGVPRLSFVEAKFNDDERLKWTQHYLGKGFTALEKLLKDVPGKYATGDEVLLADVFLVPQVHAAITRFGIDMTAYPRLSRAFAALCELPAFQDALPERQPDCPSTA